A single region of the Salarchaeum japonicum genome encodes:
- a CDS encoding glycosyltransferase family 2 protein encodes MADRMSTPELSVIIPTLSKSDDIPVTNALDEQTFSDYEVLLQRENNASKARNTGIRKANSEKLVFLDDDSIPHPNYLERASALLDKYPAVGGHIQHPQNSPLAEVGYDFPEAEGPMKEWIGCNMAVRREVFEKVGGFDERFVHGHEETELAHRVREHYDIYYAPDLVVTHSLAGTIREYLEKRYRYGKLDPLLWDALGISNFGRVMWALSPLELGNNSFQGTAIQVTAWIVHRIGLVSSLLLSQENTPSANIPDFE; translated from the coding sequence ATGGCTGATAGAATGTCAACTCCAGAATTATCGGTAATCATTCCAACTCTCTCCAAATCAGATGATATCCCCGTCACAAACGCACTTGACGAACAAACCTTCTCAGATTATGAGGTTTTGCTACAGCGGGAGAATAATGCTTCAAAGGCACGGAATACAGGAATTCGCAAAGCAAATTCTGAAAAGCTAGTTTTCCTTGACGATGATTCTATCCCTCATCCGAACTATTTAGAAAGAGCATCTGCCTTACTTGACAAGTACCCTGCAGTAGGGGGCCATATCCAACATCCTCAAAACTCTCCTCTTGCAGAGGTTGGATATGACTTCCCTGAGGCCGAAGGCCCGATGAAAGAATGGATTGGGTGTAATATGGCTGTTCGACGAGAAGTGTTTGAAAAAGTAGGGGGTTTTGATGAGCGGTTTGTTCACGGACATGAAGAAACAGAACTAGCCCACAGGGTGAGAGAGCACTACGATATTTACTATGCCCCGGACCTAGTTGTGACTCACAGTTTAGCAGGCACTATTCGGGAATATTTGGAAAAGCGATATCGATACGGGAAGCTTGACCCATTACTCTGGGACGCACTCGGAATCAGTAACTTTGGTCGAGTGATGTGGGCACTTTCCCCTCTAGAACTCGGCAATAATTCTTTCCAAGGGACTGCCATTCAGGTAACAGCTTGGATTGTTCACCGCATTGGGCTCGTCTCCAGTCTCTTGTTGAGCCAAGAAAATACACCATCTGCAAATATACCAGATTTTGAATAA
- a CDS encoding glycosyltransferase family protein yields the protein MGQDFGLLYIATADEFLEDAREAAQSAKGVMDVPIGLVAHREVSDPVFDEVIIDDDPHDDFADKPRNLLKSPFDQTIYLDTDTYIIGDVSELFDLLDNFNIAAAVDPYEWELRYDREREFNGIPDSLPIYQTGVLAFDDSANTRAFLQKWYQIHQEQGFRRDQASFRRAIWEEKKLQLTALSPIYNCPVSWPIQVIGEVKVLHDGSPGDINNPEHAEVVGKRINHSNRVRVLIDRGFEIHTPLHGMIDRGLDIFYRTGRKILKRD from the coding sequence ATGGGCCAGGATTTCGGGCTACTGTATATTGCCACTGCTGACGAGTTCTTAGAGGATGCAAGGGAAGCAGCACAAAGTGCAAAAGGGGTTATGGATGTTCCAATTGGTCTGGTTGCACACCGAGAAGTAAGTGATCCAGTTTTTGACGAGGTAATCATTGATGACGACCCACATGATGACTTCGCAGACAAGCCTCGAAACCTTCTCAAGTCACCTTTTGACCAGACAATATATTTAGATACTGATACATATATCATTGGGGATGTGTCGGAACTTTTTGATTTACTCGACAATTTCAACATTGCTGCAGCAGTTGATCCATATGAATGGGAACTCCGATACGACCGTGAACGGGAATTTAATGGGATCCCAGACAGCTTGCCAATATACCAGACAGGAGTACTAGCTTTCGATGATTCTGCCAATACGAGAGCTTTCCTGCAAAAATGGTATCAAATACATCAAGAACAAGGCTTTCGAAGAGATCAGGCCTCTTTCCGCAGGGCCATTTGGGAGGAGAAGAAGCTACAGCTAACAGCACTTTCCCCAATATATAATTGCCCCGTGTCCTGGCCGATTCAAGTCATCGGCGAGGTGAAGGTACTTCATGACGGATCTCCAGGAGATATAAACAATCCAGAACATGCAGAGGTAGTTGGAAAAAGAATAAACCATTCAAATCGCGTTCGAGTGTTGATAGACCGGGGGTTTGAAATCCACACTCCTCTTCATGGGATGATAGACCGTGGTTTGGACATCTTTTACCGTACTGGAAGAAAGATACTCAAAAGAGACTGA